The genome window AGATTCGTTTTACTTTGGAAGACCTCATTGGAAAGCCACTGCTGCAGGTCTATAGGTAACTGGTGTGGTTATGAGAAGGATAGATTTATTAGAaagaagctttttaaaaaatattttttttatttatttttgtcaagtTCAAAGTAACACTCCAGTTCAGTAGGTGGCGCTAATGTACCTTGAGCTGGTCTGACAACCGCCATTAAACCAAAGAGTATAAGAAAAACAAGCGGCAGAAGAAATATTAACCCCCCCCACCTCAACACAATCGACCAAAATGGAGTAGTTCCGAAGGCAGTACTAGATGAGAATTCGTGTAATGTAATTCATTATTCGAACAGACATTATTCCATCGCAAGGAAAATTTAAGACTTTGAGAAACCGCAGACACCATTTTTGTTCCTGTCGTCAAGCTTTCTGCAAGGAACAGGTAACTCCAGCGAACTAGCTGGGTTGCTAGCAAAGTTAGCATTAGCGGCTAGTGCTAATTTTAGCTAGCTATCCCTGTAATTCGACAATAGTAGAAAGAAATCTTAGCATGATTTCTTTGGCACAAAATATTCACATAAAACATTTCTCTCGAGTCATATTTACTGTCACATTGCAACATCCCGAATACGGTTATTTTTTTCCATCACACGCTGCAAGGCTAGGGTTGCTAATCTGAACGGTGTGCAACGTAGTTTGCATCAGCGTACAGCTTAACACCCCTTGTCTTGTCTATTCTACTTTGCTGTTCTGCACAGCGCTGCTTGGGTTAACCTAATACGCTAGTCTTCCATATAGAAGATGTTCAAATCACAGTTCATTCATTTTCAAACCAGACCTAACTCTTAAAGGTGACAGACCGCATGACGTTAATTGTTGCCATTCGGTTCAGCCGTCCAAATTTTTGTCCTCTAAAGAAATCTTTTGCtatcaaaatgtgtttgttaTTCATCAAATGGGCTGAAAATAACAGAAGTTATTCAGTGCTATGCTATGCATGATTGCAATAAGTTTTAAGTAATTTGATTTATCTATAGGGTTTTTATTGGATTTTATAACACTTGTGGTCCTCGTGGACAAAAATGACCCCTCAGTATAAAGTGGTGCGTTAGGGTAAACACCATGCTCCTTTCCAAAACATCTTTGATCTTTGATCTTTGATGTatggggacacacacacacacaataaaataaaacaaaaaaaaaaaggcgggGAAAAAGCTCTTTTGTCACAAGTTTTGGGGCATTTCTTGCTTTACTCTGGGAGAGAGAAGCAGCAAAATGAAGAGGCAGAAGCTCTTTACTGCACAAGAGACTTGTGAGCTAATTTTTAACCAAGCTGTTGAAAAGAACGACCAGGATGAGGATGATTCATCTTCAGACGCGGAGGAAAATAATGATGAAGATCGAGCATATGGACCACATGCTAGTTCTTTCTCTGAAGAATCCCCCACATCGCCAGCTGCAGAAACTGAAGAACAGTATGAAGTGATGGAAAACGATGAATATGATGAGGAAGAATCTGAACCTGAAATGGAAGAAGTATCATCTGTGGAAGACTACACTTCTGATGAAGAGAAAGAATCAACCGATGAGGAAGAATCTGTGGAAGAGGACCCAGCTGAGACAGAGGACCCAGCTGAGACAGAGGAATATTTCCAGTCAAAGGACAAAAAACTGATCTGGTGTTCGGTTCCTCCCAGTGACAGACGACGCATGATGAAAGTAGAGAGAGACAAAAGCCACTGTGGTCCAACCACATATGCAATTTCTCGTATTGATGACATAAAATCTACTTTTGCCCTGTTTCTGCCCAAGTCTATTGAAGAGGTGATACTGAACATGACAAACAAGGAGGGGCGTCGTGTGTATGGCAACAAGTGGAGGAAGATGGATCCAATCGACCTGCAGGCATATGTAGGTATGTTGATTCTCGCTGGTGTGTACCGCTCCAATAAGGAACCTACAGCTAGTTTATGGCATGCTGAGTCTGGTAGGACATTTTTTCGTGCTACCATGACACTGAAGGTGTTTCAGAAAATCTCAAGAATTATTCGTTTTGATGATAAAGACACAAGAGGAGATCGGCGTGCACGAGACAAACTTGCTCCCATTCGGGATGTATGGAACAAGTGGGTGTCTCTTCTGCCAATGATGTATAATCCAGGCACTGATGTCACTGTGGATGAGCGTCTAGTGCCCTTCAGAGGTCGCTGTCCATTTAAACAGTACATTTCATGCAAACCAGGAAAGTATGGCATAAAAATATGGGCAGCATGTGATGCCAGGTCTAGCTATGCATGGAACATGCAAGTATACACTGGCAAACCTGCTGGTGCACAGTCAGAAAAAAATCAGGGCAAGCGAGTTGTTCTTGAGATGACAGAAGGTCTCCAGGGGAAAACAATAACCTGTGACAACTTCTTCACATCATATGACCTTGGCCTGCAACTACTGAGAAGAAAACTGTACATGGTGGGAACAGTACGGAGGAATAAGCCCGAACTGCCCCCTGCGCTGGTGTCAAAAATGAACAGGGCTCAGTTCTCATCAAAGTTTGCCTTCACCGAGACCCATGCTTTGGTGTCCTACCAccccagaaaacagaaaaatgttctTCTGATGAGCACTCTGCATCGGGATGCTGTTTTGAGCACCAGGGATGACAAAAGGCCAAAAATCATCGAAGATTACAATCGCAACAAGGGGGGTGTCGATAACCTCGACAAGGTATtgcacatttattatttataatatttgtcATATCATAGATGGAAAGGATAATGCACTGAATTTGGGTGTAGGAAAAGAAACTTACATATCTGAatagtttttggtttgtttcttttgtttcagGCTACGAGTGTGTACACATGCAAAAGAAAGACAGCCAGTTGGCCCCTCGTTGTTTTCTACAACATTCTCGACGTGTCTGTATACAACTCGTTTGTCTTGTGGTCAGAGATCAATCCAGCCTGGAATCAGGGGAAGTGCAACAAGAGGAGACTCTTTATGGAGGAGCTTGGGCAGCAACTGGTGATACCTTACATCCAGCGACGGAAGGTTAGCACTAAGCTGCATTTCTGCTACTCTTTATTCTACAGTGATCTCAGAATTTGAACTATTTGTAATTGTACTATGACTTGTTATAATAAagtttgacttgacttgacaggTTATTCCCCGCACACCAGAAACTGCCAGATTCGTTAGGGAGAACCGGCAGTTCTGCTCCAGCTCTACCTCTGCAGCAGAACTTCCTCACCCAGCTGCCCCTACTGGCCCATCACCCAAAAGAAAAAGGTGCAAGTTCTGCCCCAGCAAGATTAGTCGCAAAGCATCAAAAATCTGCCAAAAATGCAATGCGTACATCTGTAAAACTCACACCATAACTGTGTGCCATGCATGCAACTGAGGGCACATTCAGACTACTGTATTATGAAAAGTTACTTTTGaaaagttaaatgttttggaaatgaaTGTTGGCATGTTTTATATGTCAGGTAATGAGTtcaaataaagttgaatataTAAATTGCAACAGAGAGGTGGGTGATACTTTATGCCTTATACAAAGTTGAACCAGATGGGGACATTTTTGACCCCTGAGGACCACAGGTGTGATTATGTGCTGCcattaaaaaaattcaaatgattTAAAACCAACACCCTCACTAAATTCTGATATATACTACTCTGTGATAAGTCAAGTACTGAAAACTATataaattcaaattattttGATGTTTCATGTTATTTTTACTCAAAAACAGAGTATACTTTATATAAATGGGGTCTGGTGGCCTAAAATTGCAAAATTATGGCGAAATTTTGTCATAATGTGTTGGCCTTAAGTAAAACTAAGATGTAACACTGAATTGattgacaatttatactttatactttaaaaaacagtcaaatgaagtGGGGACATTTTTGACCCCTGAGGACCACAAGTGTTATTATGtgctgccatttaaaaaaatttaaatggttaaaaaaaaaaaattctcactAAAGTTCAACATACAGCACTCTGTAGTTAGTCAGTCAAAATTATCtaaacaattaaatatttaattttctcaatTTGTTTTCGCTAAAAAACAGGGTGTATTTTTTGTAAACAAGGTCTGGTGGCCCTAAAATGTATAATGTTGGGTAaattttgtgttaatgtgttgGTCTTAAGTTAAACTAAGATGTAACACTGAATTGattgacaatttatactttatactttaaaaaaacagtcaaatgaagtGGGGACATTTTTGACCCCTGAGGACCACAGTTGTATGTAAATCGGGAGGACATTATGAGGGTTAATTCAACAGGGTTCGTTCTAGGGCTGAAcaatatatcgcatttgcgataatatcgcgacatgatcaagtgcaattttctaaccgcaaaggctgcgattatactctggacatgtccaaattcatgggctgcatcctcctgaggccgcatttgtagaccgattacgtcacagcgacgcgccgaaggctgtccaaattcgtagactcctccgaatgtagccgacaaatgcgtcctccttttccccgaatttgaaggatgggtcgggtgtgtccttcgtggcctaccatattccagaattcatagcgcggcccagccaaactccagtttccaacaatggcggccgctactaagttttaaaattactcatactaatctttctgggtcacaaaataaacttttaacatattttcaggcgagaaagtagttgtgtaaacatcaaatatctgctcggtttatcaagatatcgcatatttgcaaaagtgcttcgacgttttcggaggcgtctgctacccaccagctcgacagctagccgggagctcgagggttactgatgcggccgagaacggcacaactcccggcacatcattttcagatcaccgcggactttcgctgctcgggttaaacgtaatatataagtcacttagacaacctaaaaatgttattgttgggctttttttcagtgttttgtttgttcgtgagtaaatcggtttggctgagattaaagttattagattagataaaataaaactttattaatcccccgggtgggttcctccttggttttcacacagctgactaaacgtcaaacagaaaacttattaaacagaagtatgagacagtcgagaatttacaccagtgtctggttatattttagatagcaagaggcagacggccgagtttattaaactccaccgagacagcggtgacgctaatcagaaggctagaccgtccaatttcacggccgtttacttccggcctacccgaccgtCTGAGGACCAGTGCGGCCTCTTCAGCTTTGCCTCTGCCACTTGAAGATGTCGTGGAGGCAGAGTTGAATAGTTACCTGTTGACCCCTGTCATTGACGGAGAGGATGATCCCTTAGCCTGGTGGAAGGTGCACAACATTCACTTTCCACGACTGTGCAAGATGGCCCgcaaatatctgtgtgtgccggCCACAAGTGCCCCCTCAGAGCGTCTGTTCAGCACTGGAGGGAATATAGTGACCTGCACTCGCTCATCCTTAAAGCCAGCAAAAgtagatacagtggggcaaaaaagtatttagtcagccaccgattgtgcaagttcccccactcaaaatgatgacagaggtcagtaatttgcaccagaggtacacttcaactgtgagagacagaatgtgaaaaaaaaatccatgaattcacatggtaggatttgtaaagaatttattcgtaaattagggtggaaaataagtatttggtcacctcaaacaaggaaaatctctggctctcacagacctgtaatgtcttctgtaagacgcttttctgtcccccactcgttacctgtatgaatggcacctgtttgaactcatcatctgtataaaagacacctgtccacagcctcaaacagtcagactccaaactccgccatggccaagaccaaagagctttcgaaggacaccaggaaaagtattgtagacctgcaccagactgggaagagtgaatctacaataggcaagcagcttggtgtgaaaaaatcaactgtgggagcaatcatcagaaaatggaagacatacaagaccactgataatctccctcgatctggggctccacgcaagatctcatcccgtggggtcaaaatgatcatgagaacggtgagcaaagatcccagaaccacacggggggacctggtgaatgacctgcagagagctgggacc of Maylandia zebra isolate NMK-2024a linkage group LG5, Mzebra_GT3a, whole genome shotgun sequence contains these proteins:
- the LOC101475372 gene encoding piggyBac transposable element-derived protein 4, which gives rise to MKRQKLFTAQETCELIFNQAVEKNDQDEDDSSSDAEENNDEDRAYGPHASSFSEESPTSPAAETEEQYEVMENDEYDEEESEPEMEEVSSVEDYTSDEEKESTDEEESVEEDPAETEDPAETEEYFQSKDKKLIWCSVPPSDRRRMMKVERDKSHCGPTTYAISRIDDIKSTFALFLPKSIEEVILNMTNKEGRRVYGNKWRKMDPIDLQAYVGMLILAGVYRSNKEPTASLWHAESGRTFFRATMTLKVFQKISRIIRFDDKDTRGDRRARDKLAPIRDVWNKWVSLLPMMYNPGTDVTVDERLVPFRGRCPFKQYISCKPGKYGIKIWAACDARSSYAWNMQVYTGKPAGAQSEKNQGKRVVLEMTEGLQGKTITCDNFFTSYDLGLQLLRRKLYMVGTVRRNKPELPPALVSKMNRAQFSSKFAFTETHALVSYHPRKQKNVLLMSTLHRDAVLSTRDDKRPKIIEDYNRNKGGVDNLDKATSVYTCKRKTASWPLVVFYNILDVSVYNSFVLWSEINPAWNQGKCNKRRLFMEELGQQLVIPYIQRRKVIPRTPETARFVRENRQFCSSSTSAAELPHPAAPTGPSPKRKRCKFCPSKISRKASKICQKCNAYICKTHTITVCHACN